A stretch of the Prochlorococcus marinus str. MIT 0918 genome encodes the following:
- a CDS encoding helix-turn-helix domain-containing protein, translating to MFSGEFSKSVQMSLSAREMEIIELVADGLTNQEIAQRLTISKRTVDNHVSNMFTKTGSKNRVALLNWAMDHGKICRDGFNCCSLPDDEDPSLNDS from the coding sequence ATGTTTTCAGGAGAATTCTCCAAATCGGTTCAAATGTCCCTTTCGGCAAGGGAGATGGAGATTATTGAACTTGTGGCGGATGGTTTAACAAACCAAGAAATAGCTCAAAGATTAACTATCAGTAAACGAACTGTAGATAATCATGTGAGCAATATGTTTACGAAAACAGGTTCTAAAAACAGAGTCGCGCTTTTGAATTGGGCTATGGACCACGGCAAAATCTGTCGAGATGGCTTTAATTGCTGTTCTTTGCCTGACGACGAAGACCCTTCTTTGAACGATAGTTGA